Proteins found in one Pirellulales bacterium genomic segment:
- a CDS encoding BON domain-containing protein: MTTFVDSLLDHRASAELNQRVLVALESNPHLPRRMLRIETHEGRVVLRGTVQSYYQKQMAQEMLRGIDGVGAIDNRLEVTWR, from the coding sequence ATGACCACTTTCGTTGATTCGTTGCTCGACCATCGAGCCTCGGCGGAACTGAACCAGCGCGTGTTAGTGGCCCTCGAATCGAACCCTCATCTTCCGCGTCGTATGTTGCGCATCGAGACGCACGAAGGGCGCGTCGTGCTGCGTGGCACGGTGCAGTCCTACTATCAAAAGCAGATGGCCCAGGAGATGCTTCGCGGCATCGACGGCGTGGGCGCCATCGACAACCGTCTGGAAGTAACCTGGCGCTAA
- a CDS encoding fatty acid desaturase: MLRRIDAQHSFSLAEARALVADLFEPKAWIYWVDFLVSDAIAFGSLLAMNYLLLFTEFSAGQAVLWAGLYVACGLAAYRASLFTHELSHLRSDSFKAFRVAWNVGFGIPLLMPSFLYHTHLSHHSRREFGTADDGEYLPFAYGSRWNWIMMLGEPFVLPLIALGRFLILAPLSWMIPPFRRWLMRHASSMVVAPTYVRPEPSAAELRWWRIQEVACFVAALGTVMAVATGRIPVIVIVQTYSIAFFVLMINAIRSLGAHRYRYGYEPSTFQEQVLDSVNFPHNWLLGPLWAPVGLRYHATHHLFPSMPYHALGEAHRRLMTQLPADHPYRQTEAPGLWSVIFDIWTARNRREAEPAGRDVAPSRSNRVPTQAF, encoded by the coding sequence ATGTTACGCCGCATTGACGCACAGCATTCGTTTTCGTTGGCCGAGGCCCGGGCCCTAGTCGCCGACCTGTTCGAGCCGAAGGCCTGGATCTATTGGGTCGACTTTCTCGTCTCCGATGCGATCGCCTTCGGCAGCCTGTTGGCGATGAACTACCTGCTGCTGTTTACCGAGTTCAGTGCAGGCCAGGCCGTGCTCTGGGCGGGGCTGTACGTGGCGTGCGGCCTGGCGGCCTATCGGGCCTCGCTATTTACCCACGAGTTGTCGCATTTGCGGAGCGATTCGTTCAAGGCGTTTCGCGTGGCGTGGAACGTGGGGTTCGGCATTCCGCTGCTGATGCCCTCGTTTCTCTACCACACGCACCTGTCGCACCACTCACGGCGCGAGTTCGGCACTGCCGACGATGGCGAGTATCTGCCGTTTGCGTATGGTTCACGGTGGAATTGGATCATGATGCTGGGCGAGCCGTTCGTGCTGCCCCTCATCGCACTCGGGCGTTTTCTGATCCTGGCGCCGCTCTCGTGGATGATTCCGCCGTTTCGCCGATGGCTGATGCGGCATGCCTCGTCGATGGTGGTGGCGCCGACCTACGTGCGGCCCGAGCCCTCGGCGGCGGAACTGCGCTGGTGGCGGATACAAGAGGTGGCCTGTTTCGTCGCGGCCTTGGGCACCGTGATGGCGGTGGCGACAGGTCGCATCCCCGTCATCGTGATCGTGCAAACCTATTCGATCGCGTTCTTCGTGCTGATGATCAATGCGATCCGCTCCTTGGGTGCCCACCGTTATCGCTATGGATACGAACCGTCGACCTTTCAGGAGCAGGTGCTCGATTCGGTGAATTTCCCCCACAACTGGCTACTGGGACCGCTCTGGGCGCCGGTGGGATTGCGCTACCATGCCACGCATCACTTGTTTCCCTCGATGCCCTACCACGCGTTGGGTGAGGCACATCGCCGGCTGATGACCCAATTACCGGCCGACCACCCCTACCGCCAGACCGAAGCCCCCGGGCTGTGGTCGGTCATCTTCGACATCTGGACCGCGCGAAATCGGCGCGAGGCCGAACCGGCCGGCCGGGACGTAGCCCCGTCGCGGTCGAATCGCGTCCCGACGCAGGCGTTCTAG
- a CDS encoding RNA polymerase sigma factor, protein MSDDVRELVVRCLAGEEPAMVALVERFRGDVFGLCVRMLGHREDAEDATQETFVRVLRHLARWDQSREFRPWLLAIAGNRCRTLLAQRSQRPQPSDLVEEVPDETPDHQAARNLAEEVDLALGALRDEYRQAFLLFHEQQLSYIEIAEVMACPVGTAKTWVHRARREMAGRLQRRGITGTVKHEVR, encoded by the coding sequence TTGTCCGACGACGTCCGAGAGCTGGTCGTCCGTTGCCTGGCGGGTGAGGAGCCTGCCATGGTCGCGCTCGTCGAGCGCTTCCGCGGCGACGTTTTCGGGCTTTGTGTGCGGATGCTCGGGCATCGCGAGGACGCCGAGGACGCCACGCAGGAGACGTTCGTGCGGGTGTTGCGGCACCTGGCGCGTTGGGACCAGTCGCGCGAATTTCGGCCTTGGTTGCTGGCCATCGCCGGGAATCGTTGCCGGACGCTGCTCGCCCAGCGCTCGCAGCGTCCGCAGCCGAGCGACCTGGTAGAAGAGGTGCCCGATGAGACCCCCGACCATCAGGCAGCGAGAAACCTGGCCGAGGAGGTGGATTTGGCACTGGGCGCGTTGCGCGACGAGTATCGCCAGGCCTTCCTCCTCTTCCACGAACAACAACTGAGTTATATCGAGATCGCCGAGGTAATGGCGTGCCCCGTCGGCACGGCCAAGACCTGGGTGCATCGCGCCAGACGTGAAATGGCGGGCCGCTTGCAGCGGCGAGGAATCACGGGAACGGTGAAACATGAAGTGCGGTGA
- the ruvB gene encoding Holliday junction branch migration DNA helicase RuvB, producing MPREPILKSSDSLPEVAATAKSWRSLELDSEFDISLRPQRMRDMVGQREVYARIEIAIDAASKRGETLGHILFDGPPGLGKTTFATVIPRDLGVSFQIASGAVLTAPKDLVPYLTNAEEGSVLFIDEIHRLPKAVEEFLYPAMEDFRIDIALGEGVNARTINMPLKPFTLIGATTRTGLLSAPLRDRFQMREHLDFYTVAELAEIVRRNATKLRAPIAADASLEIASRSRGTPRLANNRLRWVRDYATSKADGAITRELANAALDMQGIDQLGLDKQDRSLLETIARVFGGGPVGIEALAHTLNTAVDTLSDEVEPYLLRSELVIRTPRGRRLTAKGYDHLGLPGTAQADDGQQLLFG from the coding sequence ATGCCACGCGAGCCAATTCTCAAATCGAGTGATTCTCTTCCCGAGGTTGCCGCGACCGCCAAGAGCTGGCGGTCGCTGGAACTCGACAGCGAGTTCGACATCAGCCTGCGTCCGCAGCGAATGCGCGACATGGTGGGGCAGCGCGAGGTCTACGCGCGGATCGAGATCGCCATCGACGCCGCGTCCAAACGAGGCGAGACGTTGGGGCACATCCTCTTCGACGGACCGCCGGGACTGGGGAAGACCACCTTTGCCACGGTCATTCCGCGCGATCTGGGAGTCTCGTTTCAGATCGCCAGCGGCGCGGTGCTGACGGCGCCCAAGGACCTGGTGCCTTACCTCACCAACGCCGAGGAGGGCTCGGTCCTGTTCATCGACGAGATCCATCGGCTGCCGAAGGCGGTTGAAGAGTTTCTCTATCCGGCGATGGAGGATTTCCGCATCGACATCGCGCTGGGCGAAGGGGTGAACGCCCGGACGATCAACATGCCGCTCAAGCCCTTCACGCTGATCGGGGCGACAACGCGGACCGGACTGCTCTCGGCGCCGCTGCGCGACCGCTTCCAAATGCGGGAGCATCTCGATTTCTACACGGTCGCCGAATTAGCCGAGATCGTGCGGCGTAACGCCACCAAGCTGCGGGCACCGATCGCCGCCGACGCGAGCCTCGAGATCGCCTCGCGCAGCCGCGGCACGCCACGCCTGGCGAACAACCGGCTACGCTGGGTGCGCGATTACGCCACGAGCAAAGCCGACGGCGCCATCACGCGCGAGCTCGCCAACGCCGCGCTCGACATGCAGGGCATCGATCAGCTTGGTCTCGACAAGCAGGATCGCAGCCTGTTGGAGACGATTGCCCGTGTCTTTGGCGGTGGCCCCGTCGGCATCGAGGCGCTGGCGCACACACTGAATACGGCGGTAGACACGCTCTCGGACGAAGTCGAGCCGTATCTCTTGCGCAGCGAACTGGTGATTCGCACGCCCCGTGGCCGCCGCTTGACGGCCAAGGGCTACGACCATCTCGGCCTGCCCGGCACGGCACAGGCCGACGATGGTCAGCAGTTGCTCTTTGGCTGA
- a CDS encoding STAS domain-containing protein, with protein MVELARGWLADIERGPDWLFVRLQKPEFAADDAPPLADSVWELLEQHFVHRVVVEMDQIEWLQSYLVGQLVLLHRRATQHGGIVRLSGLSPANRDILAGLRLENRFPYYANRDDAVLGYLPKQPR; from the coding sequence ATGGTCGAGTTGGCCCGAGGTTGGTTGGCGGACATTGAACGAGGCCCTGACTGGCTCTTCGTCAGGCTGCAGAAGCCGGAATTTGCAGCCGACGACGCGCCCCCTTTGGCCGATAGCGTGTGGGAACTGCTCGAGCAGCACTTCGTGCATCGAGTGGTGGTCGAGATGGACCAGATCGAGTGGCTGCAAAGCTACCTGGTCGGCCAGCTTGTGCTGCTGCATCGCCGCGCCACGCAGCATGGCGGTATCGTGCGTTTGAGCGGACTTTCGCCCGCCAATCGCGATATCCTGGCCGGCTTGCGACTCGAGAACCGTTTTCCCTACTACGCGAACCGGGACGACGCCGTGCTGGGCTATCTGCCCAAGCAGCCTCGTTGA
- the tpx gene encoding thiol peroxidase, which translates to MSRSGAVTFKGNPMTLAGEAVKVGSPAPPFTLHYFKDGLKTLTPDDLKGKPTIISVVPSLDTPVCQTQTRRFNQELGALGDKINALTVSLDLPFAQNRFCGAEGITNLQSASDYQTRSFGENWGMLIEELKILARGTFVLDKEGKVVYAEQVQEVASEPNYEAALTALRGLL; encoded by the coding sequence ATGTCGCGATCTGGCGCCGTCACGTTCAAAGGCAACCCGATGACCCTGGCCGGCGAGGCGGTGAAGGTGGGAAGTCCCGCTCCCCCGTTCACGCTGCACTACTTCAAGGACGGCCTGAAGACCCTCACCCCCGACGACCTGAAGGGGAAGCCGACGATCATCAGCGTGGTCCCCTCGCTCGACACGCCCGTCTGCCAGACGCAGACCCGCCGCTTCAACCAAGAACTGGGCGCCCTGGGCGATAAGATCAACGCCCTGACGGTCAGTCTCGACCTCCCCTTCGCCCAAAACCGCTTCTGCGGCGCCGAAGGCATTACCAACCTGCAATCGGCCAGCGACTATCAGACCCGCAGCTTCGGCGAGAACTGGGGCATGCTGATCGAGGAATTGAAGATCCTCGCCCGCGGCACCTTCGTGCTCGACAAGGAGGGCAAGGTCGTCTACGCCGAGCAGGTGCAAGAAGTCGCCAGCGAGCCGAACTACGAAGCCGCTCTGACGGCACTGCGCGGCCTGCTCTAA